Proteins encoded within one genomic window of Panicum virgatum strain AP13 chromosome 1N, P.virgatum_v5, whole genome shotgun sequence:
- the LOC120655350 gene encoding TOM1-like protein 9 translates to MSSVMVERATSDMLIGPDWAMNLEICDVLNRDPGQTKDVVKSLKKRIIHKNPKVQLLALTLLETMIKNCGDIVHMHVAERDILHEMVKIVKKRHDYHVKERILTLIDTWQEVFGGEHARYPQYFAAYQELLRLGAVFPQRSNGSMPIVTPQTHPLQNYPPPLRISQQDEPELSIPDFPALSLTEIQNARGIMDILSEMLDALDPGNREGLRQDVIVDLVDQCRSYKQRAVQLVNSTSNEELLSQGLSLNDDLQHVLAKHDAIAAGIAIRVEKPKSLQSQIESSATRKTDTAKEPVQRSSASTSATNQSPFEILALPAPPSSSSSKAHVAPAPKIDLLSGDDYIKPEPANSLALVPVTEYSASDQNVLAFADMFEQNTAKKSNNNLPNSFNSSSSNSISSQTYTPPVRPAVSQHPSAYPNDATSNAIVPYDQQTQLNTTGSSNGQPAYGTNPEKQALYYGSDNRNGYMPPAPWEIKRSTNPFDDDRPVGTALQPESMQPQPLQVSQQGNGFMPAQPMPRGQPGGLQLQPVAGTQLGPPQPQPMQLNMQYGVMYPSMQMNQGMVMYPQQAFGGGYYGMNQQQLYGVQISGNGYGQPSGGYYIPNAAYAYASANELSQRMNSLSVQNGGSNGTTVNKQSRPEDSLFGDLLSIAKMKQRKPAAGKVGG, encoded by the exons ATGTCGTCGGTGATGGTGGAGCGGGCGACGAGCGACATGCTCATCGGCCCCGACTGGGCGATGAACCTGGAGATCTGCGACGTCCTCAATCGCGACCCTGG GCAAACAAAAGATGTGGTGAAGTCGCTCAAGAAACGCATTATACACAAGAACCCAAAGGTCCAGCTTCTTGCTCTCACG TTGCTGGAGACGATGATAAAAAATTGTGGGGACATTGTCCATATGCATGTTGCTGAGAGAGACATACTTCATGAAATGGTCAAGATAGTTAAGAAAAGG CATGACTATCATGTAAAAGAGAGGATACTCACGCTGATCGACACTTGGCAAGAAGTTTTTGGTGGAGAACATGCAAGATATCCACAATACTTTGCAGCATACCAGGAGCTCTTG CGTCTTGGAGCTGTATTTCCTCAAAGATCAAATGGTTCTATGCCAATCGTCACTCCACAGACTCATcctctacaaaactatcccCCTCCTTTACGCATTTCTCAGCAGGATGAACCTGAGCTGTCCATTCCGGATTTCCCCGCATTAAG CCTTACAGAAATTCAGAATGCACGTGGCATCATGGATATTCTTTCAGAGATGTTGGATGCTTTGGATCCAGGTAACCGAGAG GGGCTTAGGCAGGATGTCATTGTTGACCTTGTGGATCAATGCCGTTCCTACAAGCAAAGAGCAGTACAGCTTGTCAACAGTACCTC GAATGAGGAGTTGCTCAGCCAGGGTCTTTCTTTGAATGATGATTTGCAGCATGTCCTTGCAAAACATGATGCTATTGCTGCAGGTATAGCAATTCGGGTAGAAAAGCCAAAATCTCTGCAGTCACAAATTGAGAGTTCTGCAACAAGAAAGACAGATACTGCAAAAGAACCAGTTCAAAG GTCTTCAGCAAGTACAAGTGCCACCAACCAGTCTCCCTTTGAGATTTTAGCACTTCCTGCACCTCCATCATCCAGTAGCTCAAAAGCTCATGTGGCACCAGCTCCTAAGATCGACCTCCTTAGTGGAGATGATTATATCAAACCAGAACCTGCAAACTCCCTGGCGCTTGTTCCTGTCACTGAATATTCAGCTTCAGATCAGAACGTCTTAGCCTTTGCAGATATGTTTGAACAAAATACTGCCAAAAAGAGCAACAATAACCTTCCAAACTCTTTTAATTCCTCGAGCTCAAATTCTATTTCATCACAAACATATACTCCTCCAGTAAGACCTGCTGTGTCTCAGCATCCATCTGCTTATCCAAATGACGCCACATCCAATGCCATTGTACCTTATGATCAACAGACCCAACTGAACACTACAGGTTCATCGAATGGGCAGCCAGCTTATGGAACAAATCCCGAAAAGCAAGCCCTATATTATG GTTCAGATAATCGAAATGGATATATGCCACCAGCGCCATGGGAAATTAAACGATCGACTAACCCATTCGACGACGACAGACCAGTTGGGACAGCATTACAACCAGAAAGCATGCAACCTCAACCGCTGCAAGTCAGTCAGCAAGGTAATGGATTCATGCCAGCACAACCAATGCCAAGGGGACAACCAGGAGGACTGCAATTGCAACCGGTTGCTGGCACACAGCTGGGGCCTCCACAGCCACAGCCTATGCAGTTGAACATGCAGTACGGTGTAATGTACCCTTCGATGCAAATGAACCAAGGAATGGTCATGTATCCCCAGCAGGCATTTGGAGGAGGATATTATGGGATGAACCAACAACAGCTGTATGGTGTTCAGATATCTGGTAATGGATATGGCCAACCATCTGGGGGCTACTATATTCCAAACGCTGCATATGCATATGCTAGCGCAAATGAGCTTTCCCAGAGGATGAACAGCCTTTCAGTTCAAAATGGTGGTTCAAATGGAACGACAGTAAATAAGCAGAGCAGACCAGAAGATTCACTTTTTGGTGATCTTTTGAGCATTGCCAAAATGAAGCAGAGGAAACCTGCAGCTGGTAAGGTTGGCGGCTAA